A single genomic interval of Astyanax mexicanus isolate ESR-SI-001 chromosome 4, AstMex3_surface, whole genome shotgun sequence harbors:
- the LOC103043540 gene encoding protein dbl-1, with product MQNSAAQGCAFFMWLIFFCNSRVAESTAHLGYRGTDHTLQIQTVKTSILQYLGMDRPPESREKISYQNMLRIFHQYSDLQMKTQPFQKDLSLFLPATVQPLNSQHSQNELVHWFRAVFQRDARITKKFILEQARLQLQIWPQHNLFTQKILIKIVQKVPTSSSSREKDIETQVLHAESHTVTLDVTAAVKKMLLQINDTLLTADIGIFTTNPGRPEPAPDPQLYLELKMKTLAGKARKSRSTSEKSLEDENHCGRKSLSVSFEEIGWSDWIVAPVGYTMFFCDGSCPHNYKPASMHAQVKSRLHRLTKGKIPRPCCVPAAYEPMILMHYDSRGKLKLTAFDDLIVSKCNCA from the exons ATGCAGAACTCAGCAGCTCAGGGCTGTGCCTTCTTCATGTGGCTAATCTTCTTCTGTAACTCCAGGGTGGCAGAGTCAACAGCTCATCTGGGATACAGAGGAACAGATCACACTCTACAGATTCAGACTGTTAAAACATCTATTCTACAGTATCTAGGGATGGACAGACCACCAGAGTCCAGAGAGAAGATTTCCTACCAGAACATGCTGAGAATATTCCATCAGTATTCTGACCTGCAGATGAAGACACAACCTTTTCAAAAGGACTTGAGTCTATTCCTTCCTGCTACAG TTCAGCCATTGAATTCTCAGCATAGCCAGAATGAGCTGGTTCACTGGTTCAGAGCTGTATTCCAAAGGGACGCTCGCATCACAAAGAAGTTCATCCTGGAACAAGCACGACTGCAACTTCAGATATGGCCTCAACACAACCTCTTTACTCAAAAAATCTTGATTAAAATAGTCCAAAAAGTTCCAACCTCAAGTTCTTCCAGGGAGAAAGACATTGAAACACAAGTTTTACATGCAGAAAGCCACACAGTGACACTCGATGTTACAGCTGCTGTGAAGAAAATGCTTCTGCAGATCAATGATACTTTATTGACTGCTGATATAGGCATTTTTACCACAAATCCAGGGAGACCTGAACCTGCACCTGACCCTCAACTCTATCTGGAGCTGAAGATGAAGACGTTGGCAGGGAAAGCGAGAAAATCTCGGTCGACGAGTGAGAAAAGCCTGGAGGATGAGAATCACTGCGGTCGTAAATCTCTCAGTGTGTCGTTCGAGGAGATCGGCTGGTCGGACTGGATTGTAGCTCCTGTTGGATACACTATGTTTTTCTGTGATGGCTCTTGCCCACATAATTACAAGCCGGCCAGCATGCACGCCCAGGTGAAGTCTCGCCTGCATCGCCTGACCAAGGGAAAAATCCCCCGGCCCTGCTGTGTTCCAGCTGCCTACGAGCCCATGATTCTCATGCACTACGATAGTCGAGGAAAGCTGAAGCTTACGGCCTTCGATGATCTGATAGTTAGCAAATGCAACTGTGCTTAA